In one window of Neisseria subflava DNA:
- the gnd gene encoding decarboxylating NADP(+)-dependent phosphogluconate dehydrogenase, which translates to MKGDIGVIGLAVMGQNLILNMNDRGFKVVAYNRTTAKVDDFLNGAAKGTNIIGAYSLQDLVDKLEKPRKIMMMVRAGSVVDDFIEQLVPLLEQGDIIIDGGNANYPDSTRRTHELAAKGIRFIGAGVSGGEEGARHGPSIMPGGDEAAWPAVKPIFQAISAKTPQGEPCCDWVGRDGAGHFVKMVHNGIEYGDMQLICEAYQFMKDGLGLSYDEMHQIFNEWNKTELDSYLVEITAAILGYRDKNGEPLVEKILDTAGQKGTGKWTGINALDLGIPLTLISEAVFARCVSAFKDQRTQANSLFGKTITPIEGDKAAWVDALRQALLASKIISYAQGFMLIREASENNDWALNYGNTALLWREGCIIRSAFLGNIRDAYEANPDLVFLGSDPYFKGVLETCLPAWRKVVAKAIECGIPMPCMASAITFLDGYTSERLPANLLQAQRDYFGAHTYERTDKPRGEFFHTNWTGKGGDTASTTYDI; encoded by the coding sequence ATGAAAGGCGATATCGGCGTCATCGGCTTGGCTGTTATGGGTCAAAACTTGATTTTGAATATGAACGATCGCGGTTTCAAAGTCGTGGCGTACAACCGGACCACCGCTAAAGTAGACGATTTTCTCAACGGCGCAGCCAAAGGCACCAACATTATCGGTGCCTATTCATTGCAAGATTTAGTGGATAAATTGGAAAAACCGCGCAAAATCATGATGATGGTACGCGCAGGTTCTGTCGTTGACGACTTTATCGAGCAACTTGTCCCGCTTTTGGAACAAGGCGACATTATTATTGACGGCGGCAATGCCAACTATCCTGATTCCACCCGCCGTACACACGAGCTGGCGGCAAAAGGCATCCGCTTCATCGGCGCGGGCGTTTCCGGTGGCGAAGAAGGCGCGCGTCACGGCCCTTCTATCATGCCCGGCGGCGACGAAGCTGCATGGCCTGCCGTTAAACCGATTTTCCAAGCCATCTCCGCCAAAACTCCTCAAGGCGAGCCTTGCTGCGACTGGGTCGGCCGCGACGGCGCGGGCCACTTCGTCAAAATGGTGCACAACGGCATCGAATACGGCGACATGCAGTTGATTTGTGAAGCGTACCAATTTATGAAAGATGGTTTGGGCCTGTCTTATGATGAAATGCACCAAATCTTCAACGAGTGGAACAAAACCGAACTGGATTCTTATCTGGTCGAAATTACCGCCGCGATTTTGGGTTACAGAGATAAAAACGGCGAACCTTTGGTTGAAAAAATCCTCGATACCGCAGGTCAAAAAGGTACAGGCAAATGGACTGGCATCAATGCCCTCGATTTGGGTATTCCGTTGACCCTGATTTCCGAAGCCGTATTTGCACGTTGCGTGTCCGCGTTTAAAGACCAACGCACCCAAGCAAACAGCCTGTTTGGCAAAACCATTACCCCGATTGAAGGCGATAAAGCCGCATGGGTGGATGCTTTGCGCCAAGCCCTGTTGGCATCCAAAATCATCTCCTACGCACAAGGCTTCATGCTCATCCGCGAAGCCAGCGAAAACAACGATTGGGCATTGAACTACGGCAACACCGCCCTTCTGTGGCGCGAAGGCTGCATCATCCGCAGCGCATTCTTGGGCAACATCCGCGACGCATACGAAGCCAATCCTGATTTGGTCTTCTTGGGTTCCGATCCTTATTTCAAAGGCGTGTTGGAAACCTGTCTGCCTGCATGGCGTAAAGTGGTGGCCAAAGCGATCGAGTGCGGTATTCCGATGCCTTGTATGGCTTCCGCCATTACCTTCCTTGACGGCTACACTTCCGAGCGTCTGCCGGCCAACCTGCTGCAAGCACAACGCGACTACTTCGGCGCGCACACTTACGAGCGTACCGACAAACCGCGCGGCGAGTTCTTCCATACCAACTGGACAGGTAAGGGCGGCGATAC
- the ggt gene encoding gamma-glutamyltransferase: MKFSFSINLLSVLILAACAQQPIQKPQVALPSISMDNHAPEQGTGLTEQKLIRAKHYMAASANPLATEAGYEILKRGGSAIDAMIAMQTTLGLVEPQSSGLGGGAFLVYWDNKAKKLTTFDARETAPKAATPELFLDENGKPMGFMNAVVGGRSVGVPGIPKLLEDVHKRYGKLPWASLFDKPIALAEQGFTVSPRMAKSIEQNLEPLKRYPQTAAYFLPDGKPLAAGTVLKNPEFARSVRLLAEKGSAPFYQGVQAQNIVRAVTSAVDNPGKISLSDLKNYRVVERQPVCAPYREYEVCGMGAPSSGAIALGEILGVLQNQDMKALGAENIHSWRWIGDASRIAFADRDYYVGDPKFVNVPTRAMISQAYLKPRAEEIRKADKALETIQAGKFGKEYAQGMAVELPSTSHLVVGDKDGNVVSMTTSIENAFGSGLMANGYLLNNELTDFAFNPVGEDGKTVANSVAGGKRPRSSMAPTIVMKDGKPYMAVGSPSGSRIIGFVAKTLVAHIDWGMDIQAAISLPNMLNRGSQYEIEEKTAAADKAAALEKLGYKVQIRDLNSGVQGILIGKDGLLGGADPRREGKVMGD; the protein is encoded by the coding sequence ATGAAGTTTTCCTTTAGTATTAATTTGTTATCCGTTTTGATTTTGGCCGCTTGTGCACAACAGCCGATTCAAAAGCCTCAAGTTGCCCTGCCCTCCATATCTATGGATAACCATGCGCCGGAGCAAGGAACAGGGCTGACGGAGCAGAAGTTAATCCGCGCCAAGCATTATATGGCGGCGTCTGCCAATCCGCTGGCAACTGAAGCCGGTTATGAAATTTTGAAGCGAGGCGGCAGCGCGATAGATGCGATGATTGCCATGCAAACAACTTTGGGACTGGTTGAGCCGCAGTCTTCCGGATTGGGCGGCGGTGCGTTTTTGGTGTATTGGGACAATAAGGCGAAAAAGCTGACAACGTTTGATGCCCGTGAAACAGCGCCGAAAGCGGCAACACCGGAACTTTTCTTGGACGAAAACGGCAAACCGATGGGCTTTATGAACGCAGTGGTCGGCGGTCGTTCGGTCGGTGTGCCGGGGATTCCGAAGCTGCTGGAAGATGTCCACAAGCGTTACGGCAAATTGCCTTGGGCAAGCCTGTTTGACAAACCGATTGCTTTGGCGGAACAAGGCTTTACCGTTTCACCGCGCATGGCGAAATCCATCGAGCAAAATTTGGAGCCTTTGAAACGCTATCCGCAAACCGCCGCGTATTTTCTGCCCGACGGCAAGCCTTTGGCAGCGGGAACGGTGTTGAAAAACCCTGAATTTGCCCGCTCCGTTCGCCTGTTGGCGGAAAAAGGCAGCGCGCCGTTTTATCAGGGCGTGCAGGCGCAGAATATTGTCCGTGCCGTTACCAGCGCTGTGGATAACCCTGGCAAAATCAGTTTGTCTGATTTGAAAAACTACCGCGTCGTCGAGCGTCAACCGGTTTGTGCGCCTTATCGTGAATACGAAGTTTGCGGCATGGGCGCACCAAGTTCAGGCGCGATTGCTTTGGGCGAGATTTTGGGCGTATTGCAAAATCAGGATATGAAGGCGTTGGGTGCGGAAAATATCCACAGTTGGCGCTGGATAGGCGATGCGTCGCGGATTGCTTTTGCCGACCGCGATTATTATGTCGGCGATCCCAAGTTTGTGAACGTTCCGACCCGCGCCATGATTTCTCAGGCTTATTTGAAACCACGTGCCGAAGAAATCCGCAAAGCTGACAAGGCGTTGGAAACTATTCAGGCAGGCAAGTTCGGCAAGGAATACGCGCAAGGCATGGCGGTCGAGCTACCGTCCACCAGCCATTTGGTGGTTGGGGATAAAGACGGCAACGTTGTATCGATGACGACTTCGATTGAAAATGCGTTCGGTTCGGGGCTGATGGCAAACGGCTATCTGCTCAACAATGAATTGACCGATTTTGCTTTCAACCCTGTCGGAGAAGACGGTAAAACGGTGGCAAACAGCGTTGCCGGTGGAAAACGTCCGCGTTCTTCGATGGCGCCGACCATTGTGATGAAAGACGGAAAACCTTATATGGCGGTCGGTTCGCCGAGCGGCAGCCGCATTATCGGTTTCGTTGCCAAAACGCTGGTGGCGCATATCGACTGGGGCATGGATATTCAGGCGGCAATCTCTCTGCCGAATATGCTCAATCGTGGCAGTCAGTATGAAATCGAGGAAAAAACCGCAGCGGCAGACAAAGCGGCAGCCTTGGAAAAATTGGGCTACAAAGTCCAAATCCGCGATTTGAATTCCGGCGTACAAGGGATTTTAATCGGCAAAGACGGTTTGCTCGGTGGCGCCGACCCACGCCGTGAAGGCAAAGTTATGGGCGATTGA
- the lpxC gene encoding UDP-3-O-acyl-N-acetylglucosamine deacetylase, with protein MLQRTLAKSISVTGVGLHSGERVALTLHPAPENSGISFRRTDLDGEMGETIKLTPYLINDTRLSSTIVTDKGVRIGTIEHIMSALSAYGIDNALIELNAPEIPIMDGSSLPFIYLLQDAGVVDQKAQKRFLRILKPVEIKETGKWVRFTPYDGFKVNLTIEFDHPVFNRSAPTFEIDFAGKSYIDEIARARTFGFMHEVEMMRAHNLGLGGNLNNAIVIDDMDVLNPEGLRYPDEFVRHKILDAIGDLYIVGHPIIGAFEGYKSGHAINNALLRAVLADETAYEWVEFADDEDLPTAFHELPAA; from the coding sequence ATGCTGCAACGAACTTTGGCAAAATCCATCAGCGTAACCGGCGTCGGATTGCATTCGGGCGAACGGGTCGCGCTGACCCTGCACCCCGCGCCTGAAAACAGTGGGATTTCCTTCCGCCGTACCGATTTGGACGGCGAAATGGGCGAAACCATCAAACTTACGCCTTACCTCATCAACGATACGCGCCTGTCGTCCACTATCGTTACCGATAAAGGTGTGCGCATCGGCACAATTGAACACATTATGTCGGCTCTGTCTGCCTATGGCATCGACAATGCCTTGATTGAATTGAACGCGCCTGAAATTCCGATTATGGACGGCTCCAGCCTGCCGTTTATTTACCTTTTACAAGATGCAGGCGTGGTAGATCAAAAAGCCCAAAAACGTTTTTTGAGAATCCTCAAACCCGTTGAAATCAAAGAAACCGGAAAATGGGTGCGCTTTACGCCTTATGACGGCTTTAAAGTTAATTTAACCATCGAATTTGACCATCCCGTATTCAACCGCAGCGCACCTACTTTCGAGATTGATTTTGCAGGAAAATCCTATATCGATGAGATTGCCCGCGCCCGTACCTTCGGCTTTATGCACGAAGTGGAAATGATGCGCGCCCACAATCTCGGACTGGGCGGCAATTTGAACAATGCCATCGTGATTGACGACATGGATGTTTTGAATCCGGAAGGTTTGCGCTATCCCGATGAATTTGTCCGCCACAAAATTCTTGATGCAATTGGCGATTTGTACATTGTCGGCCATCCGATTATCGGCGCATTTGAAGGTTACAAATCAGGTCATGCCATCAATAATGCGCTGTTGCGTGCCGTTTTGGCAGATGAAACCGCTTACGAATGGGTTGAGTTTGCCGATGACGAAGACTTGCCCACCGCTTTTCACGAGCTGCCGGCAGCCTGA
- the gap gene encoding type I glyceraldehyde-3-phosphate dehydrogenase: protein MSIKVAINGFGRIGRLALRQIEKAQGIEVVAVNDLTPADMLLHLFKYDSTQGRFEGSAELKDDAIVVNGKEIKVFANPNPEELPWGELGVDVVLECTGFFTNKTKAEAHIRAGARKVVISAPGGNDVKTVVYGVNQDILDGSETVISAASCTTNCLAPMAAVLQKEFGIVEGLMTTIHAYTGDQNTLDAPHRKGDFRRARAAALNIVPNSTGAAKAIGLVIPELNDKLDGSAQRVPVATGSLTELVSILERPVTKEEINAAMKAAANDTLGYTEDQIVSSDVIGIEYGSLFDATQTRVMTVGDKQLVKTVAWYDNEMSYTCQLVRTLEFFASKI from the coding sequence ATGAGTATTAAAGTAGCGATTAATGGTTTTGGCCGCATCGGTCGTCTGGCATTGCGTCAAATTGAAAAAGCCCAAGGTATCGAAGTCGTTGCTGTTAACGACTTGACTCCTGCCGATATGCTGCTACACCTCTTTAAATACGACAGTACTCAAGGCCGCTTTGAAGGCTCTGCCGAATTGAAAGATGATGCGATTGTTGTTAACGGCAAAGAAATCAAAGTATTTGCCAATCCTAATCCTGAAGAATTGCCTTGGGGCGAGCTGGGTGTGGACGTTGTCCTCGAATGTACCGGTTTCTTTACCAATAAAACTAAAGCTGAGGCCCATATCCGTGCCGGTGCGCGCAAAGTTGTGATTTCTGCCCCTGGCGGCAATGATGTGAAAACAGTTGTATATGGCGTAAACCAAGATATTTTGGACGGCAGCGAAACCGTTATTTCAGCCGCTTCTTGTACGACTAACTGTCTGGCCCCTATGGCTGCGGTATTGCAAAAAGAGTTCGGCATTGTTGAAGGCCTGATGACCACCATTCACGCTTATACCGGCGACCAAAACACCCTTGACGCGCCACACCGTAAAGGCGACTTCCGTCGCGCCCGTGCCGCTGCCTTGAATATCGTACCGAACAGTACCGGTGCCGCTAAAGCCATCGGCTTGGTTATCCCTGAGTTGAACGACAAACTTGATGGCTCTGCCCAACGTGTTCCCGTAGCCACCGGCTCTTTGACCGAACTGGTTTCTATTCTCGAACGCCCTGTTACCAAAGAAGAAATCAATGCAGCTATGAAAGCTGCCGCCAACGATACTTTAGGCTACACTGAAGATCAAATCGTTTCTTCCGACGTTATCGGTATCGAATACGGCTCACTCTTCGATGCGACTCAAACCCGCGTGATGACAGTTGGCGACAAACAATTGGTGAAAACTGTTGCTTGGTACGACAATGAAATGTCTTACACTTGCCAATTGGTTCGTACCTTGGAATTCTTTGCCAGCAAAATCTAA
- the tsaA gene encoding tRNA (N6-threonylcarbamoyladenosine(37)-N6)-methyltransferase TrmO, protein MSYSITPIATVHSPYKQKFGIARQPGLVPAAEICIELTPEFTADSVRGLEHFDYVWINFIFHGVLNEGWAQMVRPPRLGGKQKMGVFATRSPHRPNHLGLSLLKLERIETGKPVRIYCSGADLLDGTPVVDIKPYIPFVEAKPDASSGFVSGKPEELNVVWAESTLAEHLSTEEKHLIEQSIAQDPRPAYQDIPERIYVMNIADYEVQFRIENKCATVIKLSTI, encoded by the coding sequence ATGTCCTATTCGATTACGCCTATTGCAACCGTTCATTCCCCCTACAAACAAAAATTCGGCATTGCCCGCCAACCCGGTTTGGTTCCTGCAGCAGAAATTTGCATTGAACTCACTCCTGAATTTACCGCAGACAGCGTTCGGGGCTTGGAACACTTCGATTATGTGTGGATAAATTTTATTTTTCACGGCGTATTGAATGAAGGTTGGGCGCAAATGGTGCGTCCGCCACGGCTCGGAGGCAAACAAAAAATGGGCGTATTTGCCACGCGCAGCCCGCACCGCCCCAATCATCTCGGACTATCACTCTTAAAACTCGAACGCATCGAAACAGGCAAACCTGTCCGCATCTATTGCAGCGGTGCAGACCTATTGGACGGTACTCCTGTAGTGGATATCAAACCCTACATCCCGTTTGTCGAGGCCAAACCTGACGCATCATCAGGCTTTGTCAGCGGCAAACCTGAAGAATTGAACGTTGTCTGGGCAGAAAGTACGCTTGCGGAACATTTATCCACAGAAGAAAAACATCTCATTGAGCAAAGCATCGCCCAAGATCCTCGCCCTGCCTATCAAGATATTCCCGAACGGATTTATGTGATGAATATTGCGGATTATGAAGTGCAGTTTAGGATAGAAAACAAATGTGCCACAGTGATTAAACTATCCACAATCTGA
- a CDS encoding nicotinamidase, which produces MIVSIDVDAQKTFTPLCPKELPVAEGHLIADELNAQAALADLRVMTKDAHHAAAKWLVDNPVDMLKPTGLLDADLTWVSHAMIGTYGYELLDGLPSAKEYDYCVWKGVDPELHPYGACFHDIEEKLSTGLIEWLRCQNADTVIVGGLATDYCVKTTVLQLLKGGAWKVIVNQAACRGIAPETVESAWQEMHSAGAVILENAEEIKKYINNQ; this is translated from the coding sequence ATGATTGTTTCTATCGATGTAGATGCACAAAAAACGTTTACGCCTTTGTGCCCGAAAGAATTGCCTGTTGCCGAAGGTCATCTGATTGCGGATGAACTCAATGCCCAAGCTGCATTGGCGGATTTACGCGTTATGACGAAAGATGCGCATCATGCCGCGGCAAAATGGCTTGTGGATAATCCTGTTGATATGTTGAAACCGACGGGTTTGCTCGATGCGGATTTGACTTGGGTGTCGCATGCGATGATTGGAACATATGGCTATGAGTTGTTAGATGGCCTGCCTTCAGCCAAAGAATACGATTATTGTGTTTGGAAAGGCGTCGATCCTGAGTTACATCCTTACGGCGCATGTTTTCACGATATTGAAGAAAAGCTCAGTACAGGCTTGATCGAATGGTTGCGCTGTCAAAATGCAGATACAGTCATTGTTGGCGGTTTGGCAACGGATTATTGTGTGAAAACAACGGTTTTACAGTTGCTTAAAGGCGGGGCTTGGAAAGTCATCGTCAATCAGGCGGCTTGTCGCGGCATTGCTCCGGAAACGGTTGAATCTGCATGGCAGGAAATGCATTCTGCCGGGGCAGTTATTTTAGAAAACGCCGAAGAAATAAAAAAATATATTAATAATCAATAA
- the waaC gene encoding lipopolysaccharide heptosyltransferase I → MKILLVRLSSMGDLIHTLPAVEDLARQCPEVELHWLCEAGFADIARLHPFVKKVHVMKWRQWRKHLFQAETWREIGRLKTDLQAESFDFVLDSQGLIKSACFAKMAKSSIYGLDKHSARESLAALAYSKTFAVPKGKNAVWRNRELFAQVFGYTMPETQVFGLSVPESGRLKNLQFPYYVALHATSRDSKLWPVEHWRALLRKLNEEQQCNVYLPWGNETEKMRAEQISSDLPFASVCDKMNLLQAAFLLKNAEGIIGVDTGLLHLANALEKPVVGIYTDTDPAKTGVQVSAYAKNLGGIAQIPNVDEVYQTLMDCVAAYGK, encoded by the coding sequence ATGAAGATTTTACTTGTCCGCTTGTCCAGTATGGGCGATTTAATTCATACGTTGCCCGCAGTTGAAGATTTGGCGCGACAATGTCCTGAGGTGGAGCTCCATTGGTTGTGTGAGGCAGGGTTTGCAGATATTGCCCGCTTGCATCCTTTTGTCAAAAAAGTTCATGTAATGAAATGGCGGCAATGGCGCAAACACCTTTTTCAGGCTGAAACGTGGCGTGAAATAGGCCGTCTGAAAACGGATTTACAGGCTGAATCTTTTGATTTTGTTTTAGATAGCCAAGGACTGATTAAAAGTGCATGCTTTGCCAAAATGGCAAAATCCTCTATTTACGGCTTGGATAAACACAGCGCGCGTGAAAGTTTGGCTGCCCTTGCGTACAGTAAAACATTTGCCGTACCGAAAGGCAAAAATGCGGTCTGGCGAAACCGTGAATTATTCGCTCAAGTATTTGGTTATACAATGCCTGAGACGCAGGTATTTGGTTTGTCGGTTCCTGAATCAGGCCGTCTGAAAAATTTGCAATTCCCTTATTACGTTGCTTTGCATGCGACCAGTCGCGACAGTAAATTATGGCCGGTAGAACACTGGCGTGCATTATTGAGAAAGTTGAATGAAGAACAACAATGCAATGTGTATCTGCCGTGGGGAAATGAAACCGAAAAAATGCGTGCCGAACAGATTTCAAGCGATTTACCGTTTGCTTCGGTTTGCGACAAAATGAATTTATTACAGGCTGCATTTTTATTGAAAAACGCAGAGGGTATTATTGGCGTAGATACTGGACTGTTGCATCTTGCCAATGCGTTGGAAAAGCCTGTTGTAGGAATTTATACAGATACAGATCCGGCCAAGACCGGCGTTCAAGTTTCGGCTTATGCAAAAAATTTAGGCGGTATTGCTCAAATCCCAAATGTTGACGAGGTTTATCAAACCTTGATGGATTGTGTTGCAGCATATGGTAAATAA
- a CDS encoding electron transfer flavoprotein subunit beta/FixA family protein, which translates to MKALVAVKRVVDYNVKVRVKADGSDVDIGNVKMSMNPFDEIAVEEAVRLKEAGKVSEIVAVSLGEKKCEETLRTALAMGADRAVHVETDAKLEPLVVAKLLKAVADKENPQILLLGKQAIDDDANQVAQMLAALLNAAQGTFASKVQIEGEEALVTREIDGGEETVALKLPAVISADLRLNEPRFVKLPNIMAAKKKPLEKLSPADLAVDISPRLNTVKFAEPKARQAGVKVADVAGLVEKLKNEAKVI; encoded by the coding sequence ATGAAAGCACTGGTCGCAGTAAAGCGCGTAGTGGACTACAACGTCAAAGTTCGTGTGAAAGCCGATGGTTCCGATGTGGATATCGGTAATGTCAAAATGTCGATGAACCCGTTTGATGAAATTGCGGTAGAAGAAGCTGTCCGTTTAAAAGAAGCTGGAAAAGTAAGCGAGATTGTTGCTGTTTCTCTTGGCGAGAAAAAATGTGAAGAGACGTTGCGTACTGCTTTGGCGATGGGTGCCGACCGTGCGGTTCATGTTGAGACTGATGCGAAGTTGGAGCCTTTGGTCGTTGCGAAATTGCTGAAAGCTGTTGCGGATAAAGAAAATCCGCAAATTTTACTGCTGGGTAAACAGGCAATTGACGATGACGCCAACCAAGTTGCCCAAATGCTGGCGGCGTTGTTGAATGCGGCTCAAGGTACTTTTGCATCAAAAGTGCAAATTGAAGGCGAAGAAGCACTGGTAACTCGTGAAATTGACGGCGGCGAAGAGACTGTTGCATTGAAACTGCCTGCGGTCATCAGTGCAGATTTGCGTTTGAACGAACCACGCTTTGTCAAACTTCCTAATATCATGGCGGCAAAGAAAAAGCCTTTGGAAAAATTAAGCCCTGCCGATTTGGCTGTGGATATTTCTCCGCGTTTGAATACCGTGAAATTTGCCGAACCTAAAGCACGTCAAGCCGGTGTGAAAGTGGCTGATGTTGCCGGGTTGGTTGAAAAGTTGAAAAACGAAGCCAAAGTGATCTAA
- a CDS encoding electron transfer flavoprotein subunit alpha/FixB family protein, whose translation MSVLIIAEHNNQHLNPATLHAVTAAAKLGNVDLLVAGSNVAAVVEEAKQVAGVAKVLVVDAPYYAEGLAEELAPLVVKLAADYRYVAATATAFGKNLLPRVAALLDVPQVSDLTEVVDNSTFVRPIYAGNAFETVQSNSEKLVLTFRATAFDAAGQGGNAEVVNVEATPAQRLSRFVNRQLSQSDRPELTQAKVIVSGGRALGSAEKFNEVLTPLADVLGAAIGASRAAVDAEYAPNDAQVGQTGKVVAPQLYFAIGISGAIQHVAGMQDSKVIVAINKDADAPIFNVADYGLVGDLFEVVPQLTEALKN comes from the coding sequence ATGAGCGTATTGATTATTGCGGAACATAATAACCAACATTTGAATCCTGCCACTTTGCATGCGGTCACGGCTGCCGCTAAATTGGGTAATGTAGATTTATTGGTTGCCGGCAGCAATGTTGCTGCGGTGGTTGAAGAGGCGAAACAGGTTGCAGGCGTAGCGAAAGTTTTGGTAGTCGATGCACCCTATTACGCTGAAGGTTTGGCAGAAGAATTGGCGCCTTTGGTTGTTAAATTGGCTGCGGATTACCGCTATGTGGCTGCGACTGCAACTGCGTTTGGTAAAAATCTTCTGCCCCGAGTAGCTGCCCTATTGGATGTGCCACAAGTTTCGGATTTAACCGAAGTTGTGGATAACTCGACATTTGTCCGTCCGATTTATGCCGGTAATGCTTTTGAAACCGTTCAATCCAATTCTGAAAAACTGGTGCTGACTTTCCGTGCAACCGCATTTGATGCTGCCGGACAAGGCGGTAATGCAGAAGTGGTCAATGTTGAGGCAACACCTGCTCAAAGACTGAGCCGTTTCGTAAACCGTCAACTTTCCCAGTCTGACCGCCCTGAATTGACTCAGGCAAAAGTGATTGTTTCTGGTGGCCGTGCATTGGGCAGTGCTGAAAAATTCAATGAAGTGTTGACTCCATTGGCGGATGTTTTGGGTGCCGCGATTGGTGCTTCCCGTGCGGCAGTGGATGCCGAGTATGCACCAAACGATGCCCAAGTCGGTCAAACCGGTAAAGTGGTTGCGCCACAACTGTACTTTGCTATCGGTATTTCCGGAGCCATCCAACACGTTGCCGGTATGCAGGACAGTAAAGTAATTGTTGCCATCAACAAAGATGCTGACGCTCCGATTTTCAATGTGGCAGATTACGGCTTGGTTGGTGATTTGTTTGAAGTTGTGCCTCAACTGACTGAAGCACTGAAAAACTAA
- a CDS encoding IMPACT family protein: protein MITTYKTITTPTQAEFKDKGSRFIAYAYPIRTLADVKKYLDPLKEEHHKARHWCYAYRLGVDGMQFRANDDGEPSGSAGRPILGQIDSVGVTDVLVVVVRYFGGTLLGVPGLIHAYKESTAQALAIAEVVEKNVEKTVWLKCEYPVLNEAIRIAKQYQADIVEQDLQLDCKLTVKIALADYEACIAAWKNTRQIEVDTDKPFE, encoded by the coding sequence ATGATTACGACCTATAAAACCATTACCACACCGACACAGGCTGAATTTAAAGATAAAGGCAGCCGCTTCATCGCGTACGCCTATCCGATTCGCACTTTGGCCGATGTGAAGAAGTATCTCGACCCATTAAAGGAAGAACATCACAAGGCACGACATTGGTGCTATGCCTATCGATTGGGTGTGGATGGAATGCAGTTTCGCGCAAACGATGATGGAGAACCGTCCGGAAGTGCAGGCCGCCCTATTCTGGGACAGATTGATTCTGTCGGCGTAACGGATGTGTTGGTTGTGGTTGTACGCTATTTTGGCGGTACGCTATTAGGTGTTCCCGGTCTGATTCATGCTTATAAGGAATCGACAGCTCAGGCATTGGCGATAGCAGAAGTTGTTGAAAAGAATGTCGAAAAGACAGTTTGGTTGAAATGTGAATATCCTGTTTTGAATGAGGCTATACGGATTGCCAAACAATATCAGGCCGATATTGTGGAACAGGATTTGCAGCTGGATTGTAAGTTGACAGTGAAAATAGCATTGGCTGATTATGAAGCTTGTATTGCTGCTTGGAAAAATACGCGCCAAATTGAAGTAGATACTGATAAGCCGTTTGAATAA
- a CDS encoding DUF4298 domain-containing protein — protein sequence MQKRIDEIQSKYREWCELLPQLEADIARWKHAASLMQDMDDFYTNEYQACHQAIEEVADVDLRTQGEYSIMSEDALWNALGEFHQLAWEHLRSSVNALDRYQG from the coding sequence ATGCAAAAACGTATTGACGAAATTCAAAGCAAATACCGCGAATGGTGCGAATTACTGCCGCAACTGGAAGCAGATATTGCCCGCTGGAAACATGCCGCAAGCCTCATGCAAGACATGGATGACTTCTATACCAACGAATACCAAGCATGCCATCAAGCCATTGAAGAAGTGGCAGATGTTGATTTGCGCACACAGGGCGAATACAGCATTATGAGCGAAGATGCCCTATGGAACGCACTGGGGGAATTTCATCAACTGGCTTGGGAACATCTGCGCTCAAGCGTAAATGCTTTAGACAGATACCAAGGCTAA